Proteins encoded in a region of the Methanobrevibacter sp. genome:
- a CDS encoding OB-fold nucleic acid binding domain-containing protein: protein MKTMEITDEKLLRIALITALIGIIGLIIFTPSIEVKKVSINDITRSMIDEKVSIQGVITDIVQSSSKTNYFLTISDGESQITLIVFEKQVAEISSRNLNIEDFKNKKVEVVGTITEYKSDLELILSSGDSLRII from the coding sequence ATGAAAACCATGGAAATAACTGATGAAAAATTATTAAGAATAGCCCTAATAACTGCTTTAATTGGAATAATCGGATTAATCATATTTACACCATCAATTGAAGTCAAAAAAGTAAGCATAAATGATATAACCAGATCAATGATTGATGAAAAGGTATCGATTCAAGGAGTAATTACAGATATTGTCCAATCCAGTTCAAAAACTAATTATTTTCTGACAATAAGTGACGGTGAAAGCCAAATTACCCTAATTGTATTTGAAAAACAGGTTGCAGAAATTAGCTCCAGGAATCTGAATATTGAAGATTTCAAGAATAAAAAAGTTGAAGTTGTAGGAACAATAACAGAATACAAATCGGATTTGGAATTAATTTTATCAAGCGGCGACAGCCTGCGTATAATTTAA